A window from Plectropomus leopardus isolate mb chromosome 21, YSFRI_Pleo_2.0, whole genome shotgun sequence encodes these proteins:
- the skida1 gene encoding SKI/DACH domain-containing protein 1, with product MGDLECGFEEMQGVRLGYLLIKGKQMFALSQVFTDLLKNIPRTTVHKRMDHLKVKKHHCDLEELRKLKAINSIAFHAAKCTLISREDVEALYFSCKTERVLKSNKRKAKAACSPGGEDASGGLLRADAELWKEKVWFSFHGVPETLTLHNKTGRRRELTPCRTDSKLPQFYHKTHGREHRLVTKSSHKHFKNYETAKITGNRVTLSQRHSFFRSAVSRQPLVPQSAIAAQSRLSRSAGDLLHKRKRRREGGGGRDSARHSWSRSRHAHHHVPPVLLVQPKSPGGHGTSFGAFHLGSDFYLDPRPHHHHHHHHHHHHHHQPSFQESYSSDTESSTYSDRAYPDSDFGSGFSTSSSSEEEEEGEEEDDTESSEVSSDEEESSSQSDSSSVSSRVSVQSIRFRRARVGSLAKTLNTSKAPLVLQPTFHYQHQQEKHRTLGHAAASQTGDSRQEKRQKCEFLCSETRKDFGPLQQKFNPGESFFSESKRDRVFEADPNRDELYSPGPNRSKAFHLLRRTPTKCLSAPCDQDKLPKCADKREARVSNLKLPTPVKKIKTEPEELCVTATPHPDNSRTARTPPFNLHNVKVKVEDSCDEYEYQSQVVKCKGDAIESSPIKHFIKATERSPDVAPCGPQECRSTQDAPCIEEGDKNCRAPVLGSKKRVSRTQTKKVNKAASSCSSTSSSSSRRCEDTSTEDLPSRRKRSNASTVASPAKTPFSLMANFPSPPSLVVGSDGDLCPAYSLNSLRGPGPPPPSHPVWRWQPGGQILPPPHAPRTRKY from the coding sequence ATGGGAGACCTGGAGTGTGGCTTTGAGGAGATGCAAGGAGTGAGATTGGGATACCTGCTCATCAAAGGCAagcaaatgtttgctttgtctCAGGTCTTCACCGACCTGCTGAAGAACATCCCTCGGACCACGGTGCACAAGCGCATGGACCACCTGAAGGTGAAGAAGCACCACTGCGACCTGGAGGAGCTGCGGAAGCTTAAAGCAATAAACTCTATAGCTTTCCACGCCGCTAAGTGCACTCTGATATCGCGGGAGGACGTGGAGGCTCTGTATTTCTCCTGCAAGACGGAGCGGGTGTTGAAGTCCAACAAAAGGAAAGCGAAAGCGGCGTGTTCCCCCGGGGGTGAGGATGCGTCCGGGGGACTCCTGCGTGCGGACGCCGAGCTGTGGAAGGAAAAAGTTTGGTTTAGTTTTCACGGCGTCCCGGAGACTCTCACACTTCATAACAAAACGGGCAGGAGAAGAGAGCTGACTCCCTGCCGCACCGACTCCAAACTACCTCAATTTTACCACAAAACCCACGGACGGGAGCACCGTTTGGTGACTAAGTCCAGtcacaaacactttaaaaactaTGAAACAGCTAAAATAACAGGGAACCGCGTTACTTTGAGCCAAAGGCACTCGTTTTTCCGGAGCGCTGTGAGCCGGCAGCCGCTGGTGCCTCAGTCCGCCATAGCTGCTCAGTCCAGGCTCTCGCGCTCAGCCGGCGACCTACTTCACAAAAGGAAGAGGAGGCGCGAGGGGGGCGGCGGCAGGGACAGCGCGAGGCACTCGTGGAGCAGGAGCAGACACGCGCACCACCACGTACCACCGGTGCTGCTCGTACAACCCAAATCACCCGGCGGTCACGGGACTTCTTTCGGAGCTTTCCACCTCGGTTCGGATTTCTATCTTGACCCCAGAcctcaccatcatcaccaccaccatcatcatcaccaccaccaccaccagccgAGTTTCCAAGAGAGTTACAGCAGCGACACCGAGTCCAGCACCTACTCAGACCGCGCGTACCCCGACTCGGACTTTGGGTCCGGATtctccaccagcagcagctccgaggaggaagaggagggcgAGGAGGAAGATGACACGGAGAGTTCAGAGGTCAGCTCAGACGAGGAGGAGAGCTCCTCTCAGTCCGACTCCAGCTCGGTTTCTAGCCGTGTTTCGGTCCAGAGCATCCGGTTCAGACGCGCCCGGGTCGGCTCTCTCGCCAAAACTCTTAACACTAGTAAAGCACCTTTGGTCCTGCAGCCCACGTTTCACTACCAGCATCAACAAGAGAAACACAGGACACTGGGTcatgctgctgcttcacagacAGGCGACAGCAGACAGGAGAAACGCCAGAAATGTGAATTTCTATGCAGTGAAACCAGAAAGGACTTTGGACCTTTACAGCAAAAATTTAACCCTGGGGAGAGCTTTTTCTCTGAGTCCAAGAGGGACAGGGTGTTTGAGGCAGATCCAAACAGGGACGAGCTGTATTCACCGGGACCCAACCGGAGTAAGGCCTTTCACCTCTTACGCAGGACCCCCACCAAGTGCCTTAGCGCACCGTGTGACCAGGACAAGCTCCCCAAATGTGCCGACAAAAGGGAAGCGAGAGTCAGCAACCTCAAACTGCCCACtccagtgaaaaaaataaagaccgAGCCGGAGGAGCTCTGTGTCACCGCCACCCCCCACCCGGACAACAGCAGGACAGCCAGAACACCACCCTTCAACCTCCACAATGTGAAAGTTAAAGTGGAGGACAGCTGTGATGAGTATGAATACCAGAGCCAGGTGGTCAAATGTAAAGGAGATGCGATAGAGAGCAGCCCAATCAAACACTTTATTAAAGCCACAGAGAGGAGCCCCGATGTGGCCCCATGTGGTCCTCAGGAATGCAGGAGCACCCAGGACGCCCCCTGCATCGAAGAGGGGGACAAAAACTGCAGGGCTCCGGTGCTGGGGAGTAAGAAACGAGTTTCCAGGACGCAAACAAAAAAGGTCAACAAGGCTGCCTCTTCCTGTTCTTCtacgtcttcttcttcttctcgtCGCTGCGAGGACACATCCACTGAGGATTTACCGAGCAGACGCAAACGCAGCAACGCGAGCACTGTAGCATCGCCTGCAAAAACGCCTTTCAGCCTCATGGCAAATTTCCCATCCCCGCCGTCGCTGGTTGTTGGCAGCGACGGGGATTTGTGCCCTGCTTACTCCCTGAACTCGCTGAGGGGCCCCGGGCCTCCCCCTCCGTCCCACCCCGTGTGGAGGTGGCAGCCAGGCGGACAGATTCTCCCTCCCCCACACGCTCCGAGAACTAGGAAATACTGA